One region of Tachysurus fulvidraco isolate hzauxx_2018 chromosome 9, HZAU_PFXX_2.0, whole genome shotgun sequence genomic DNA includes:
- the hspb8 gene encoding heat shock protein beta-8, with amino-acid sequence MAEGDFYPLGSRQRMTRDPFSTHFMDPDFSVPMSAFPEDLSLDWPGWARPRLSARLGSPWTGSFPRSSFPRTSMSAQTPRGAPPMDPDEPWKVCVNVHSYRPEELTIRTKDGFVEVSGKHEEKQDEGGIVTKNFTKKIQVPADVDPLTVFASLSPEGVLIIEARQTPPYYLYSNEAQTEPMEEQTKPQETSTA; translated from the exons ATGGCAGAAGGTGATTTCTACCCCCTGGGAAGCAGACAGAGGATGACACGTGACCCTTTCTCTACGCACTTTATGGATCCGGACTTTTCTGTGCCCATGTCCGCGTTCCCGGAGGATTTGTCTCTAGACTGGCCAGGCTGGGCGCGCCCCCGCCTCAGCGCGCGCCTCGGCTCACCGTGGACGGGCTCGTTCCCGCGCTCTTCGTTCCCCCGCACCTCCATGAGCGCGCAAACCCCTCGAGGCGCGCCACCGATGGACCCGGATGAGCCGTGGAAAGTGTGCGTGAACGTGCACAGTTACAGACCGGAAGAGCTGACCATCAGGACTAAGGACGGTTTTGTAGAAGTTTCAG GTAAACATGAAGAGAAGCAGGATGAGGGAGGAATCGTGACGAAGAACTTCACAAAGAAAATTCA GGTCCCAGCGGATGTGGACCCACTAACGGTGTTTGCGTCTCTTTCTCCCGAGGGAGTGCTGATCATCGAGGCGAGACAGACTCCTCCATATTACCTGTACAGTAACGAGGCTCAGACTGAGCCTATGGAGGAACAAACCAAACCACAGGAAACTTCCACGGCTTAA